gacgtgaatatacccggtcactacgttcaacatctaaggtcctcctccgggtgcctactccgagagaggctcggagtgtggcaacgagggatagggccttttcggtggtgacccccagactgtggaatgatctccctgatgaggctcgcctagcaccaacactactatctttccggcgccaggttaagacttgcctctttgcccgggcatatggcggcacatcctaattacccacatgtttagtttttaattggtttttaatgctctatgtgtgtatgtactgtgttttagagttttaaattttgtattcttgtttttatctcaattttagaatttctgtaaaccgcccagagagccctggctatgggagcggtatataagtgtaataaataaataaataaataaataaatacctgtggTGTTGTATCTGAGCTTCCATCCGGTGTGAATTCCAGAAAGGTCCGTGGTGAACTGGACGTCCACGGTGCTGCTACGTGTTTCGACCTTTGGAGGGAGGGTGTCCCCGCAGAACGGGCCAAACTCTTGCTTGGGTGTTTTGATCTGGGATGGCGAAAGGAGAATCTCACGACCTAACACGGCCTGCCTGCTTTCAGCATCTACATCTTACGACAACCTGTGCCTGTCTGTTCCCACATTACGAAGGCCCtggtctcctccttctccctctccttggATTCTGGCCCGCCTAGGTCCACTCCTAGGTCCACTtccagcatttaacagcatttaacaacgctaagtttgtttgttttttaatggaccccaaaactgtcatttttaaatggatactgttgtttttatactctttgtgtttttgatggttttaaattttgtatactttttaatgtccactgtttttaacgtttgtaaaccgcccagagagcttcggctatggggtggtatatcaatgtaataaaccAAATCGAATAattaaaaacaccaacaacagATTTGAAATGCGACTCACCCAAGCTGTTGCTAGTGAACCTGTGGTTACGTTTTCCTTAACATGGCTCTCTCcaggtagcataaagccatcaggactagtagccattgatggcctcctcatccaggaatgtatccaaccccctttgagagccatccaaattggtcaccatcaccacatcttgcggtagagaattccatacttgaagtatgcgctgtgtgaagaagtacgtcctgaatctcccacccatcagcttcatgggatgactccactgggttctaatattatgggagagggagaaaaatgtctccctatatacattctccacaccatacttAAATTTGTACActcctatcatgtctcctcttagtctcctttccaccaccacccccagctgttgtaaccttctctcatgggggagatgctccaacgtTTGATCATttcacttgcccttttctgcatttttccagctctataatctcttttttaggtgtggtaaacagtcttgttgacactgactggcagcaatctcAAGGGTTTCAGGCGGCATCAAAATAATTCCCAGTCGGCTGAgaattatgggtgttgcagtccaatgcacctggagggcgaaggttggagaaggctgcaacaTTGGAACAGACCACTCTGGGCTGATGGACAATCATGTGTATTGATTGTCCATCAGCCCTGACAACTTGGGAATAACTcttcctgcatctgatgaagtggattctaGTTCAGAAAAGCTTATGCCTTGATACATTTGTGAGATCATAGAattgaagagttggaaggggcctacaaggccatcagatccaaccccggctcaatgcaggaatccaccttaaagcatccctgacagatggttgtccagctgcctcttgaatgcctctagtgtgggagagcccaccacctccctaggtcatgggttccattgtcgtactgctctaacagtcaggaagtttttcctgatgtccagccggaatctggcgtcctgtaacttgagcccgttatttatCAAAGTGCTTCTGGACTCTCTGTTAGTATTGCTGCGGGTCTTCTAAGATGTCTCTAGATGTCTAAGACACTCTGTAATAAGTGTCTGTACAGCAGGTCCCACTAACCTTAAGGATATCATAAGGACATGACACTTCTGGGTGAATTTCTACATCGAAGGTTTCCACGAATTCCAGGATGACCATAAATCCGTCTTCCACCTGGATGCCGTAATTGCACTGGGAGAGTTTGGGGTACGGGTTGGGATAATTTGGGCTGGCGAACTCTCCGGACCTTGCCGTCAAAACGGTACTTTGGCAGTCAGCtgaaaggaggggtgggggagaagagaagccaTCAGGAAAGTGTTctaagcatcatcatcatcatcattattattagaatcatagaatcatagagtagtagagttggaaggaacctataaggccatcgagtccaaccccctgctcaatgcaggaatccaccctaaagcatccctgacaggtgtatgtccagctgcctcttgaatgcctctaatgtgggaggcattattattattattattattattattattattattattaatgatatttCTCAAAATGGCAAGGTGCATTCCAGGCATGCACACACATCTATCCAGTTAAGCGGAGGTGTTGAAAGTCcaacctgtgggccaaatctggcttgcTTAGAGTCCCAGGCGAGATGGGAATATGGCCTTTGATAGGGAAAaatgttccccatctctgctttgcATGTTTAGTCCCTGGCACAATTTGGATCACAGCCAtctgcctctttccttccttctcgaAACCTCCGATAACACAACCCCTCTCTCGGCGGCTTTCTCAGCTGCCAAGCCTGCGTAGGAGTGGAAATCATTTTTGCTCAACGAAATCCAGCTGCAGCCCTTGCTGGGATGCTTGGAGCTATACGCTCTCCTGTTGCCAACTACGGGCAGTTAGTGAGTGCTGGAAGGATCTCTGCTTGTCAGCGGCGCTAGGTGCTCGCTGGGAGCCGGGCACTGGCGAAAGTTTGCAGCCGCAGCTCGCTCCCCCCCCAACTGATTTATGGAGGAGGATGGATCAAAGGTTGACGTGACACATTACACTCGGAATGTTTTTGCCTTCGTAGCGGTGGAGCTCTGGGTGACTCAGAATCAGAAAATCCCTCTAGCTATTCAGCCTTCCCCcttgttctcttcctccttgcctGCATCTAACTTCGCAATATTataaacttggagagagagaaaaagagagagagagacagtatgGATTTGTCCCTGTGGCTCTGGAACAATAGAATATGTTAGGaacgcaagaagagccctgctggatcagaccaaggctttagctagacctaaggtttatcccggggtcgcccctgcctgctcccgggatcccctgtgcgtcatttacatgaacagggatggccccaggacgaccctgggataaaccttaggtctagctaaggcccaagggtccatctagtctagcactctgttcacacaggggccaaccagccatcggccagggatgaacaagcaggacatggtgcaacagcaccctcccacccatgttccccagcaactgggacacacaggcttactgttgaacatgtcattttgtataaggaatgcagaaagaagctaTCCCCTCtcattattaacagccttttctggaagtAACTCCACAACTTTGGTACTAATTTGTTTGTGCATCTTGTGTTTCTAAGTTTTTTTGACCTCGGTGCAAATTAGGGGAAAGGTGTTGCCATCTTCTCGAGAGAAGGGAATTCTACCAAACTGTATTTTGCTCTCATGCCGCTTTTTAACTATCTTTCTCTTGATTTATATGATCTTTGCTGGTCCGTGACCgtcataaatgaaatgaatgaatgcctGCTGGCCTTCAAAACGATAAGAATCGCCTTTTAAAAAGACGTGACTTCTTTCTACTTTTTACCTCCCAACGAAATGAAGAATCTCTGCAGTGCCATCATTTGTGCTACAGTGTAGTGTACCACCTCTTAAAGAGTAAAGCAGGACCCCTATTAATCTTTTTTAACAGGGTTTCTCAGGCCACAGGTATTCCATTTGCTGTACTGATAGGAAGGctgcaatttactttttttttttaaggcattgTACTTTTGGAACTCAAAACAGTACCGAATGCCACAACCACGTTCATTTTTCTGCCCCTTCAACTTGTCAAGACAAGCTCGCTTTTCAAACGGCCAGCTCCTCAAGTTAGCCAATGTCCAGAGCTTGGAAATGGTTTGGACTTGGAAGGCAGATCTGTAAAATTCTGAGCTGGTAGAACTTGGCACGATGTCATCAACCGTGTTAGCTGTGTTGCACTAATGCAACTAAACACCAAGAATTTGGCATTTGCGCAGCGGTGTGTCGCCTTGGGTGAGACAGATGGAGGCAAAATGGGGCCATGAAGGGGTGTGATAgaaaagcgagagagagaggaaaaagaaaacgGAGAAAAAAGGCtagaaacaagaaaaaagaagggaaagaaggagagagaaaaagaggggggaagataaaggagaaagaaatgagaggtgaaagaagaaagaggaaaaagagaaagggaaaagaaaggaggaagtgagagggaaaagaaaggagaaaggagagagagagagaaagaaagagggaaaagatggacagaggaaaaaaagaaaagagaaaggagaatgaagagagagagggggggaaagaaagaaaggagaatgaagagagagagagagagagagagagagaggaaaaggaaagaaaagcgaaagaagggagaggggaaaaagaaaggagaaagaagagagaggaaaaaagaaagaaagaaagaaagaaagaaaacaggggGAGAGCagaaaagaggaaggagaaagaagagaagggaaagaagagagggggaataggaaaaagagaaaagagaaaggagagaggaagagagaaaagagggaaggaaaagagaaaggataaaaacaagaaaaagagaaaagaagaggcaGACAAAGAAAAGAACACAGCAGTAATAGTGATGGTGGTGATATGGACTACAACAATAAGCACATTTTGGCATAACAAAAGTTCTGATGAAGAGGATCTATACATCAACCTGCTGTGTGTCCCCAACACTggtttaaaattacctagctgtaccaTGGCTAGAAGACCAGATTTGAGCAGAACGTAGGGAAAACAGTCACAAAACGTCAAGGCCCATCGTTGGATATCGCAGGGAAGGGAGCAACCCTGCTGGTGTTCATCACATTTGCATTTTTCCTACAAAGCTACATGAGAACTTTGGCACTTCAGGGGTTTAGTGCAAGAGAATTGTGTCGTAAAATTGTGGGGTTTTCAAGCCACAAAGGAAATAAATGTTTGGTAAAAGTTCACACCATAGCACAGGCATGGGAATCGAGTTGTGTCAATCAGTGCCTGTGGCATCACAGGCATTGTCCAATCAGTACCCGTGGCGTCACGGGCATTATCCAATCAGTACCCGTGGCGTCACAGGCATTATCCAATCAGTGCCCGAGGTGTCACGGGCCTTATTCAATCAGTACCCGTGGCGTCACAGGCATTATCCAATCAGTGCCTGAGGTGTCACGGGCCTTATCCAATCAGTACCCATGGCGTCACAGGCATTATCCAATCAGCGCCCGTGGTATCACTGATAGTATCTAATATGTGTCTGTGACACTTATGCAGCCCATGTTCTCCAGAGCATTTTATGTAGCAATTGATGGGGCGAAGAGGAAAAAGTGCACAGGGGCTATTAAGTTGTGAGAACAGACAGTCGTGGTCATGACAGTGGAGCATTTCAGAATTAGTtcttcttttacattttatatctcTTTATATGTGACCACAGGGATCTGCCTTTATTAAGGGCTGTATTTTCCCCCCGCAGATCCGTAAGTGCAAAAAATctataaaatcatttaaaaaagaaaagagaaaaaaaaaaggcttgcgCAAGAGAAATGGGACAATTTTTCATGTGGTGCTTGGCCATAAACTCCAACTGAGCTTTAGGGCCGCCGGGAGAGCGTTCAATTATACTttggtctttatttttattacagaTACACGGGCACTGCCCACAAGAGACCTGAACTCTGAGAAATGAGCCCCTCTCAACTTGTGAACTCATGATGGCCGGATCATTAGGTCTGGAATTAACAGCGGGCTGTAAATTACATTGCTGAGCAACTGGAAGAGCGAAGCGAAGCAGGAACTAGGAGTCGAAGTCAAAGGGAAGCGAACTGACGTTGCTTTGGTTTTTAAGAGTGAACTGAGATGCAGGATCAGGTGCAGcagctggagtgttggactgggagttgggacatctgggttctagtcctcacttggccatggaagctcacttctagccttctttgcgttacaaaaacacaccccagtaagtctgatgtatttttttgAGATGGGAGTTGCCACTATCTTCTgccgtgtgcaggaaaagcaacgcaatcaaaatggccccctgaatgggccgtgtgcgcgttgtttacttcctctttcgaaagaggaagtaatgagggacgaacgcatgggcggagaagcgacggtaaacaAACGCGATTCCCCCCCTCTGGGATGACACTGGTAGGCAGGATCCTGTGAATTCTGCTGGACCATTCCAGCCTGTCGTTCTACGACTGTACGGTTCCTCTCATCAGCCCTTTGCCTTTTATTGGCAATACATGTTTCTCCCGGGGCTCGGGGGAGGGCGTTGCAAAGCGAAGCAGGTTTGCAAAGAGCTTGGAAGGCAAAGAGAAAGCCATTTTATTAACCGTAGGAGGCAGACCTAGGCCGGAGGGAAATAGAAAAGACCCACGCTAGTCACTGATTGAGCATAGCGCTCTGTAGGACTGTGGTGCGAAGCTGTGGGCGGTTCGGGAAGGAACGCCGGGCGCATCTAGCTCTGTCTCGGCCTAAGTCGTGCAGAAGCGCATTTATTGATTTCACGCTGGAAAAGAAAGAGGGACAggaaaggaggagaagagagagagagagagaaagacagggcTGGTGAATATAAGCCTTTCTGAGTCgaatgaccctatggaaaggaagaccaggctcctgtatctttaacagttgtatagaaaaaacggaatttcagcaagtgtcagttgtgtgcctgcagcacctggtgaaattccctcttcatcacaacaagccctgcccctcttttctatctggtccagagggcagggctcctgcagctttaactgttgtgacagaagagggaaattcaccaggtgctgcacacatacaaattacacctgctgaaattcccttttctatgcaactgttaaagatacaggaacccggtcctcctttccatagggtcaccctgtttcTGAGTAAGCATCAGAACGTATCTCACAGTGCAAtgctctgcatgtctactcataattaagtcccactgtgttgaatggggcttactcctaggaaaatgagtataggattgcagcttctatacatttctccccctttttaacATGTGATtgttatattataataataataataataataataataataataataataataatatttcttactcgcctctccattctgatcgaggcggggaacaacaataaatgataaaatacataaaactgaattaaaacataatatacattgttaaaagcatcctaaaaaaaaccctaaaaacatcttaaaattccacatcTTTTGTGTACCTTTAAAATCttggttttgtaaactgccccagaAGATCCAACGGAGGGTGTTCggcaaatcttttaaataaactcATAATAAAGCAAATGATTTAAACTAACTTTCCCACGCTCTGGTAGCCTCCAGGTGTGTGAGACTACGACATCCATCATCCCCATGCCGATTGGGAATGATGGGttgttgcattccaacacattgGAGAAGttgggtttaaataaataaataaataaataaataaatgcatttacttataaataagtaagtaaagaaATAATCAACCAAGGCAGCCTGAGCTATATTTTAGGTAAATGGTTGCGTTTCAAAAAGCCAGACCTGGAACCAGCTCAGGTGTGTAGTAGTCTACCCGATGCTCTTCACAGGTTTGGCAGACTCACCTGTGCAGTTTTTTTTGTCTCGATGGAGCCGGTAGCCGATTTGGCAGCTGCAGTAAAAGCCGCCCAGGTAGTTGTGGCAACGGTGGTCACAGATTGGTTCAGCGTCGGGTTCCTGTTTGCACTCGTCAATGTCTGgagcagagagaaggaaagagaggaagcaGTTTAAAATTGGTACCTACCAAACCACTTTCCCCCTTATATGCCCAGCTGACCGTTAAGATttgcagaggaggccttgctggtcattccacagCCATCTGTGGAATGTCGCCATCTGACATGTAGAAAGCGGGGCCTTCTTAGtcgtggcacccaccctctggaactaATTGCCCTGTGCACAAAATGTGGTGAATTCTAACCTCCTGTTTttaattaagaatgtaagaaaagctgtactggatcagaccaaggtccatctagtccagctttctgttcacacagaggccaaccagctactcacgggaaatccacaagcaagaaaagagtgCAAACTCATGGTCCATCCAGTTCAGTTTTATCAGCACTGACAGGCAGCGGGATTCTGACAAAGGTCCCTCCTAGCCTTACGTGGAGACACTAGGGctagaacctgggaacttctccCAGCAAAGCAGGGTTCTCTAGCACTgagctgcaccccttcttttAAGACTCGGGAAGACGGAAGCTCCTTTATACGGAGTCAGTTCCatagctcaatattgtctgcactgactggcagcagcagctgtccaggggtTCAGACAAGGGTCTTCCTTTTCAAgccctacatcagtggttcccaaagtgggcagtacttcccccttgggggcggtgggattgcataggggggcgttcgaggtggtcttttcccagaagcgcctctccagaaggtcttaaaacccagggacatttttatgggagaaggtagttcggtcccaagccatacaggggaagaatccacacatgtattaatatcgtttaagaaaagtcctttttaacagtgaatttaaatgtttcaaaagcaccaaaacgctaatgaagagacataccctgcttggtgtgccccgccacgccggctgcaaaacagaggcattcgctctcttttccctccctccctcggcaagcctgcggtgggtgcttcggattttgaataaatattcaactaattgttactgttttgaattttattgttattatcttccttagtgggtcgttgaaaactgctgttctgaataattatttttatagtgtagggtagggggcactgggcatgagtttgtggaaccaaggaggcggtgatctgaaaaagtttgggaaccactgccctacatGAAGATGGTCCATCCCCTATAAGAAGCTCCAGATAAGACTATTTCCCCCTGTAGCTCGGGATTGTTTAATTGGCTTTTCCTAGCTGTTGCTACACGATCCTTTTTTGCTGGCGATGCTGTGGATTGCCCTAACCTTGAGCTACGTTGATGACGTTTCTGTGTGCCTTGCTTTCCTAGAAGAGGAAGTCTCCCAATTCCACCTCTCACCTTCAGCAGCATAGAAGGCCTCAAAGCCGGTGAACTCCTTCTCATTGGAGTAGTCCGACCTGAAGGTCACGGCGAGGTTGTTGTCCACCGAGTGGTACGTCTTGTCTCCTGGAGCTTCCTCGGTGTCGGTGCTCTGATGTCCACACAGGGTGGCCAAGACTTTCCCCCCTGAATGCAACTGTAAGGCAAGTAGACAGGGCGAAACAGGACTTGATCGAAGGAAGTAGCCGGGCAACACAGGACGTGATGTAAGCAAGTAGGTGGAGCAAAACAGGAAGTGATGTAAGCAAGTAGGTGggggaagtgtggtgtagtggctaaagtgttggactgggagtcaggagatctgggttctagtccccagtcagccatggaaacccactggctgactttgggcccatcatggactctcagcccaacctacttcacaggattgttgttgtgaggatagaaatagagaggaggaggaggaggaggaggaggaggaggaggaggaggaggaggattatgtacaacgccttgggttccttggaggaaaaaaaaggcgggatttaaatgcaataataaataaaataaaaataaaactggaagTGATGCTGGTATGGCATGGATAACTTTTCCACCTTTAAGCTGACTTCCCAGTACTACTACTTTGAGCATTTGATTATCAATACCAGGGCTGATttgcagggctgaaggcaaaagaaggaggggccAAACAAGTCAAAGGTGGGGCAAAGGTCAAAAGGGGCATGACCAAAACACCAAAACTACCAGCGTATGTTAGCTTAACTGTCTTCACTGCCGGTgattaagccttaggggaggaaGTTCAGCCTGAGGCCAGAGGATGAAggtgtggccatctagggaaaATTGAGATCCCAGGTAGGCCGGATTtggactagggtggccatatgaaaagatggacagggctcctgtatctttaacagttgcatagaaaagggcatttcagcaggtgtcctttgtttgcgtgcagcacctggtggaattccc
The nucleotide sequence above comes from Elgaria multicarinata webbii isolate HBS135686 ecotype San Diego chromosome 20, rElgMul1.1.pri, whole genome shotgun sequence. Encoded proteins:
- the MASP2 gene encoding mannan-binding lectin serine protease 2 isoform X2, which produces MGMKKDFAAMRFGLFFFAFCHGVHSDVLQLERTYGRFASPDFPNVYPNGKERTWNITVPSGYTIRIYFTHFNVELSYLCEYDYVKLHSGGKVLATLCGHQSTDTEEAPGDKTYHSVDNNLAVTFRSDYSNEKEFTGFEAFYAAEDIDECKQEPDAEPICDHRCHNYLGGFYCSCQIGYRLHRDKKNCTA